A stretch of Mycobacterium sp. ITM-2016-00316 DNA encodes these proteins:
- a CDS encoding nuclear transport factor 2 family protein, protein MTAPVTLAGRRSREAAVARDKQAWLDLFAEDAVVEDPIGPSHFDPEGKGHRGKEAIAKFFDMAIAPSRLEFHFDKTYVCGDEEANTGHIVIVSSGYRVIAEGVFTYRVDADGKIAALRAYWELEKAAASAHPV, encoded by the coding sequence ATGACCGCCCCGGTGACCCTGGCGGGCCGACGGTCGCGGGAAGCGGCCGTCGCCCGCGACAAGCAGGCCTGGCTCGACCTGTTCGCCGAGGATGCGGTCGTCGAGGACCCGATCGGCCCGTCGCATTTCGACCCGGAGGGCAAAGGGCACCGCGGCAAGGAGGCGATCGCGAAGTTCTTCGACATGGCGATCGCACCGAGCCGGCTGGAGTTCCATTTCGACAAGACCTACGTGTGCGGCGACGAGGAAGCCAACACGGGACACATCGTGATCGTCTCGAGCGGCTACCGGGTCATTGCCGAGGGCGTGTTCACCTACCGGGTGGACGCCGACGGCAAGATCGCCGCACTGCGGGCGTACTGGGAGTTGGAGAAGGCGGCAGCCAGCGCGCACCCGGTGTGA
- a CDS encoding gamma carbonic anhydrase family protein, protein MPVYSFEGRIPRIDPEAFVAPTATLIGDVTVEAGASVWFNTVLRGDFAPIVIRAGANVQDGSVLHAPPGIPVDVGPGATIGHACVVHGAHIGADAVIANHATVLDGVIIGARSLVAAHALVVPGTKIPDEVVVAGAPAKIRGPVAGTGAEQWVKTSSEIYRELARRYRAGLKEL, encoded by the coding sequence ATGCCGGTTTATTCGTTCGAAGGCCGTATACCCAGAATCGATCCGGAGGCATTCGTGGCTCCCACCGCGACCCTGATCGGTGATGTCACGGTCGAAGCGGGCGCCTCGGTCTGGTTCAACACGGTGTTGCGCGGGGACTTCGCGCCGATCGTCATCCGCGCCGGTGCCAATGTGCAGGACGGATCGGTGCTGCACGCACCGCCGGGGATTCCGGTCGACGTGGGGCCGGGAGCCACCATCGGGCACGCCTGTGTGGTGCACGGCGCCCATATCGGTGCCGATGCCGTGATCGCGAACCACGCCACGGTGCTTGACGGGGTGATCATCGGCGCCCGCAGTCTGGTGGCCGCGCATGCGCTGGTGGTTCCGGGCACCAAGATCCCCGATGAAGTGGTGGTGGCCGGGGCGCCGGCGAAGATCCGCGGCCCGGTCGCGGGGACCGGCGCCGAGCAGTGGGTGAAGACCAGTTCCGAGATCTACCGCGAGCTGGCCCGGCGCTACCGCGCCGGGCTCAAGGAGCTGTGA